One part of the Osmerus mordax isolate fOsmMor3 chromosome 18, fOsmMor3.pri, whole genome shotgun sequence genome encodes these proteins:
- the cica gene encoding protein capicua homolog isoform X6, giving the protein MKPIKSQGRRSPPSTRAKGGKRRGVGGDSLDGGEKRDSDENRDHAPSPRGHTSPDSSQEEPILSQSMGHAHREECGNVSEEHPRTLGTHNDSSSGGSSTASANNSPNPASSRKTATFKARVPKKKYTSEHCAIAVGNPSTPPLQQNSTGSTVGGVHGSMVGRQSSSSSSSSSSSGSASMTGESGVQCRDSRGAGEEYPILSRVPQGIASDLPALERGRGADREREAPPPSPVVRCSSTDTASEHSADLEVSDPRPHPADIRPQHTPPGPAPGAHTLMHAPRSLPEALAETLAKGLKNQRVLARQACAKAGETGDEVERRRGEGEAAMDFVFRAGVVRRVSGEHGSLEVQLNGEKGLCRYPFCEGPREEPVDIVLDAPPPGSQPVAIGTGVCVPFGSGAAEDLGEPQRQWYREGVITQVDSHPAVAYPYRVLLCEDRRAPSGGEDGVSRAAAGTTQAVWVSRQSLRLLVPPWDLDLPGGGETGPEGDGERGMEREDREEMDVEQELCRLSRGMAPGMGSVLGRGGLSYPATAPPSSSSSTVSSPVTPASVLSLGPARDWDRDLERERDIQRKQERERERERPKHHPFLPLTPEEDMEVSHFSMVPIGATIPSAKVMGVSQHRPILSKPPPGYLSPHLSVVRGIGTPLGPHLALNPHPPPSPVLLGLDSATVGMGVISTPQLPPLPPISSSSSSSSSRPSQEKTPSASGGGAGSGSSSRSRTPLTAAQQKYKKGDVVCTPTGIRKKFNGKQWRRLCSREGCSKESQRRGYCSRHLSMRTKEMEASGGGVRDRGGASSTGTLTPSDLRLGGGRTSSEFDWDETSRDSSEASSRGGDSRPRLVLPSLLPQDLSRFDFDECEAATMLVSLGSSRSGTPFSPISNQSPFSPTPSPSPSPLFGFRPATFSPIAAPPSLTPRRHRHLSGTKMGTPGSDRERHLSGIVPTFQTNLTFTVPMSPSKRKLDAPPPPLPVSQDYAKPDQLGALVGSEAFHVLSPQSQPTTPSSLSFPRPRSATSRPPSSAASTPPPMLVSPTPPSPLPQEPSPRRLVPLRDSPVIVRNPDVPLAKFSDGPLARRERRSRELSQPPHLSSGLQAPVPINGAATNGAVLLRNPTSTLVLVTSSQSLTPATSHSSPASSGSMAGSALSGTGGRERDRKSGGHQDGIGGVLPQPVACHPSPTALLPLILPAESPHPAPRKDIIMGRPGTVWTNVEPRSVPVFPWHSLVPFLEPSQSAASAHPADSQELVNQSKEPRCAVALVGDGQAAPPDTERGSPSCPPPASDSQPAERGIADSETESDADDPFFPSVSEPPSSTGPMKRRTQSLSALPKDGDRKREKDHIRRPMNAFMIFSKRHRALVHQRHPNQDNRTVSKILGEWWYALGPNEKQKYHDLAFQVKEAHFRAHPDWKWCNKDRRKSLSEGRGTPGAKEARERSMSESTEPPPVSQASEGKAVASGWAGGGAERRVGGLYGGQVPRPRAFSQSAVHNLERQEPETGLEKLCQEGTGSFHSRLPPLSLLQRRTSEDVTSDEERMVICEEEGDDDVMEDSIDLKCKERVTDSEEDEPDGQGGSQTGVHSSLPFSASTQESAAGGSTDSSEKKRKKGMEGGEEGRGGSKRGVEPAGGGGKVGGGQTDSSSGSVLNTLPPPPLGHGINQVLGAVSMAPTIVTNVVRPITSTPIPIVSKPMEGPVALSALPQEKATLLIGGAGGGTITAGGGYLSSSSPNSVSVGGVGPGGLVTSLVLGGSFPAQPAIQLITPPHPLSCTAPSLSHSTLPLPLLQPQFLPASSLTPPGAKQPVTQLQYILPTLSASSNPKSPSPQLPQQPTSILALPFSPPTHVSLANGVHSGAVAAVGGVSPAARVQAQSPVLQSKMLVPMATVRTGSTPPQPISLVAPPLPVQNGIQTGNKIIQIAPMPVVQTNVHPTGAVHTGNPFPVSMATALMAPGSAPPQTVLLSSPATRITYVQSPPGVVSTATVQAPPPEPAYLPSPLATLGFTAIAPAGHTLVQPIVAGQPPMLAPAPPRSANGSCPSQPPGSASMGPGANHQFLTAIYPSPNVTLATGVVSMATAPVVATAAALAGVPGALAQPASVCLQGLMPHTLLGEAEPGQDDTGERQRGKEREIKRENLADCTTDVEATAGVKEERGAPRRIKEENTSEDYDSPREKQQTRGDWEREGGWEREVKKESEEGSWEAGRPRERDERSTPDGDSRGGNSKETGPRDSLPRSPLPPPSGLDTPLPPPPCDRDPAPSAKRIKFRPPPLKRTPDSVDKPGLVSRGPRLPPEEDTPSVQLQLRAQHSQKRHHQV; this is encoded by the exons ATGAAGCCCATCAAGAGTCAAGGCAGGCGCTCCCCGCCCTCCACCAGGGccaagggggggaagaggagaggggtggggggcgacAGCCTGGACGGGGGCGAGAAGAGAGACTCGGACGAAAACAGAGACCATGCACCCTCCCCCAGGGGCCACACCTCCCCAGATTCCTCTCAGGAGGAGCCTATTTTGTCGCAGTCCATGGGCCATGCCCACCGAGAGGAGTGTGGGAATGTGTCCGAGGAGCATCCAAGGACCCTGGGAACACACAACGACAGCAGCAGTGGCGGTAGCAGCACGGCTAGCGCCAACAACAGCCCTAACCCCGCCTCCAGCCGCAAGACCGCCACCTTCAAGGCCCGCGTTCCCAAGAAGAAGTACACGTCGGAGCACTGTGCCATCGCCGTCGGCAACCCCAGCACGCCACCCCTGCAGCAGAACAGCACCGGCAGCACTGTGGGTGGAGTCCACGGCAGTATGGTGGGCCGACAGTCTTCATCATCCTCgtcgtcatcctcctcctcaggttCGGCTTCgatgacaggagagagtggggtacagtgcagagacagcaggggggcaggagaggaataCCCCATCCTCAGCAGAGTCCCTCAGGGCATTGCCTCTGACCTCCCAgccctggagagggggagaggggcagacagggagcgagaggcgcccccccccagccctgtggtGCGATGCTCCTCCACGGACACGGCCAGCGAGCACTCTGCCGACCTGGAGGTCAGTGACCCGCGGCCCCACCCCGCCGACATacgcccccaacacacacccccagGGCCCGCCCCCGGggctcacacactcatgcatgccCCCCGGAGCCTGCCAGAGGCCCTGGCCGAGACCCTGGCCAAGGGGCTGAAGAACCAACGCGTCTTGGCTCGGCAGGCGTGCGCGAAGGCAGGGGAGACGGGCGATGAGGTGGAgcggcggaggggggagggcgaggcCGCCATGGACTTCGTGTTCCGAGCGGGCGTCGTGCGGAGGGTGAGCGGCGAGCATGGCAGCCTGGAGGTTCAGCTGAATGGCGAGAAGGGCCTGTGCCGCTACCCGTTCTGCGAGGGCCCGCGAGAGGAGCCTGTAGACATCGTCCTGGATGCCCCGCCCCCAGGCTCCCAGCCCGTAGCCATCGGCACTGGCGTGTGCGTTCCATTCGGAAGCGGGGCCGCTGAGGACCTCGGCGAGCCGCAGAGGCAGTGGTACCGGGAGGGTGTGATCACCCAGGTGGACAGCCACCCCGCCGTGGCATACCCCTACCGCGTGCTGCTGTGCGAGGACAGGAGAGCGCCCTCCGGTGGCGAGGACGGGGTCAGTAGGGCCGCCGCGGGCACCACGCAGGCCGTGTGGGTCTCCCGACAGAGCCTGCGTCTGCTGGTGCCCCCCTGGGACCTGGACCTGCCCGGGGGCGGGGAAACAGGGCCGGAGggcgacggagagagggggatggagagggaggacagggaggagatggacgTGGAGCAGGAGCTGTGTCGTCTGAGTCGAGGGATGGCGCCGGGCATGGGGTCTGTGTTGGGGCGTGGCGGGCTTTCCTACCCTGCCACAGCtccgccttcctcctcctcctccaccgtcAGCTCCCCTGTGACCCCCGCCTCTGTGCTCAGCCTGGGGCCCGCCAGAGACTGGGACagggacctggagagagagagggacatccagaggaaacaggagagagagagggagcgagagaggcccAAACaccatcccttccttcctctcacccCCGAAGAAGACATGGAGGTGTCCCACTTCAGCATGGTGCCAATTGGGGCAACCATACCAAGCGCCAAGGTCATGGGGGTGTCCCAGCACCGACCCATCCTCTCCAAGCCCCCCCCAGGCTACCTCAGCCCCCACCTCTCTGTGGTGCGAGGCATCGGGACTCCCCTGGGCCCCCACCTGGCCCTCAAcccgcacccccctccctccccagtgctTCTAGGCCTGGATTCTGCCACGGTGGGAATGGGGGTCATCTCtaccccccagctcccccctctcccccctatttcctcctcctcctcctcctcctcctccagaccctcccaggAGAAGACTCCCTCGGCCTCcggcgggggggcggggtcgGGGTCGTCTTCGCGCTCCCGGACACCTCTGACGGCCGCCCAGCAGAAGTACAAGAAGGGCGACGTTGTGTGCACGCCCACGGGCATCCGCAAGAAGTTCAACGGCAAACAGTGGAGGCGCCTGTGCTCCCGCGAGGGCTGCTCCAAGGAGTCCCAGCGCCGGGGCTACTGCTCCAGACACCTCTCCATGAGGACCAAGGAGATGGAGGCCAGCGGAGGGGGGGTCCGCGACCGCGGCGGGGCCAGCAGCACCggcaccctcaccccctcagacCTGCGGCTCGGAGGGGGCAGGACCAGCTCCGAGTTTGACTGGGACGAGACGTCGAGGGACAGCAGCGAGGCCAGCAGCAGGGGTGGAGACTCCAGGCCCCGcctcgtcctcccctccctcctgccccaggaCCTGTCTCGCTTCGACTTTGACGAGTGCGAGGCGGCGACCATGTTGGTTTCCCTGGGAAGCTCTCGCTCCGggacccccttctcccccatatCCAACCAGTCGCcattctcccccaccccctcgccctccccttcccctctctttggCTTCCGCCCTGCCACCTTCAGCCCCATCGCTGCTCCGCCCTCCCTTACCCCGAGGCGTCACCGCCACCTCAGCGGCACCAAGATGGGCACCCCCGGCTCGGACCGCGAGCGTCACCTGTCGGGCATCGTGCCCACCTTCCAGACCAACCTTACCTTCACAGTGCCCATGAGCCCCAGCAAGCGCAAGCTGGAcgctccccctccgcccctgcCCGTGTCCCAGGACTACGCCAAGCCAGACCAGCTGGGGGCGCTGGTGGGCAGCGAGGCCTTCCAcgtcctctccccccagagccagcccaccaccccttcctccctctccttcccccgtcCCCGCAGTGCCACCagccgccccccctcctccgccgcctccaccccccctcccatgcTGGTGTCCCCCACTCCGCCCTCGCCCCTCCCACAGGAGCCCAGCCCCCGTCGCCTCGTGCCCCTCCGGGACTCCCCCGTCATCGTCAGGAACCCGGACGTCCCCCTGGCTAAGTTCTCCGACGGCCCCCTGGCGAGGAGGGAGCGACGGAGCCGCGAGCTGAGCCAGCCCCCCCACCTGTCCTCCGGCCTTCAGGCGCCCGTCCCCATCAACGGCGCCGCCACCAACGGCGCCGTGCTCCTCCGAAACCCCACCTCCACGCTGGTCCTCGTCACCTCCTCCCAGTCACTCACGCCTGCGACCTCCCACTCCAGCCCCGCCTCCAGCGGCTCCATGGCAGGCTCCGCCCTCTCCGGCAccgggggcagggagagagacaggaagtcagggggGCACCAAGATGGCATTGGGGGGGTGCTTCCCCAGCCGGTGGCatgccacccctcccccacggcTCTGCTGCCCCTCATCCTGCCCGCTGAGTCACCTCATCCCGCCCCTCGCAAGGACATCATCATGGGACGCCCGGGCACAG TTTGGACCAATGTGGAGCCCCGGTCAGTCCCTGTGTTCCCCTGGCATTCATTGGTTCCTTTCCTGGAGCCCAGCCAATCGGCTGCTTCTGCCCACCCTGCTGATAGCCAAGAGCTTGTCAATCAAAGCAAAG AGCCTCGTTGTGCCGTGGCCCTGGTGGGTGATGGGCAGGCGGCTCCACCAGACACAGAGCGGGGATCTCCCTCATGCCCGCCTCCCGCAAGCGACAGCCAACCAGCAGAGAGGGGCATAGCTGAcagcgagacagagagtgacGCAGATGACCC GTTCTTCCCAAGTGTGTCAGAACCTCCGTCCTCTACTGGTCCTATGAAGCGCAGAACACAGTCCTTGAGTGCGCTGCCCAAAGACGGAGACAGGAAG aGGGAAAAGGACCACATTCGGCGGCCAATGAACGCGTTCATGATCTTCAGCAAGCGCCACCGCGCTCTGGTCCACCAGCGGCACCCCAACCAGGACAACCGCACGGTCAGCAAGATCCTGGGGGAGTGGTGGTACGCCCTGGGGCCCAACGAGAAGCAGAAGTACCACGACCTGGCCTTCCAG GTGAAGGAGGCCCATTTCAGGGCTCACCCAGACTGGAAGTGGTGTAACAAGGACAGGAGGAAGTCTCTGTCTGAGGGGCGGGGCACCCCGGGGGCCAAGGAGGCCCGCGAGAGGAGCATGTCTGAaagcacag agccCCCTCCTGTATCCCAGGCGTCAGAGGGAAAGGCCGTGGCCTcaggctgggccggtggtggggCTGAGCGGCGAGTGGGCGGCCTCTACGGAGGCCAGGTGCCACGCCCCCGAGCTTTCTCCCAGAGCGCAGTTCACaacctggagagacaggagccAGAGACAGGCCTGGAGAAG ttgTGTCAGGAAGGGACAGGGTCATTCCATAgccgtctccctcccctctctctgttgcaGCGCAGGACTAGCGAGGACGTAACCAGCGACGAGGAGCGCATGGTCATCTGTGAAGAAGAAGgggatgatgatgtcatgg agGATTCCATAGACCTGAAGTGCAAGGAGAGAGTGACTGACAGTGAGGAGGATGAGCCTGATGGACAG gGTGGCAGCCAGACAGgggtccactcctccctccccttctccgcCTCCACCCAGGAGAGCGCTGCGGGGGGCAGCACAGACAGCtctgagaagaagaggaagaaagggatggagggaggggaggaagggaggggaggatctAAAAGAGGAGTCGAGccggcgggaggaggaggaaaagtagGAGGGGGGCAGACTGACTCCTCCTCTGGGTCAGTCCTGAACacgctgcccccccctcctctgggacATGGTATCAACCAGGTGCTGGGTGCTGTCTCCATGGCCCCCACCATTGTGACCAATGTGGTACGACCCATAACCAGCACGCCCATCCCAATCGTCAGCAAGCCAATGGAAGGACCCGTGGCTCTCAGCGCACTCCCCCAAGAGAAAGCCACACTTCTtattggaggagcaggaggcgggACAATCACAGCAGGGGGTGGGTAcctgtcctcatcctcccccaatTCGGTCAGTGTAGGCGGGGTTGGGCCCGGGGGATTGGTCACCAGCCTTGTACTGGGAGGATCTTTCCCTGCCCAGCCAGCCATTCAGCTGATAACCCCTCCCCACCCGCTCTCCTGCACTGCTCCTAGCCTCTCCCACTCCAccttgcccctccccctgctacaGCCACAGTTCCTCCCCGCCTCCTCGCTCACGCCCCCCGGCGCCAAACAGCCAGTCACACAGCTCCAGTACATCTTGCCCACCCTCTCCGCCAGCAGCAACCCCaagagcccctccccccagctacCCCAGCAGCCAACCAGCATCCTCGCCTTGCCCTTCTCCCCGCCCACCCATGTGTCCCTGGCCAATGGAGTGCACTCGggggcagtggcagcagtgggAGGGGTCAGCCCCGCAGCAAGAG TCCAAGCACAGTCTCCAGTCTTGCAGAGCAAGATGCTGGTTCCCATGGCAACAGTGAGAACAGGTTCTACTCCTCCTCAACCTATTTCCCTGGTggccccgccccttcctgtGCAGAATGGCATCCAGACAGGAAACAAG ATAATCCAGATAGCTCCCATGCCAGTGGTCCAGACCAACGTCCATCCCACTGGAGCAGTGCACACTGGGAACCCATTccctgtttccatggcaacggCGCTGATGGCGCCGGGCTCCGCCCCGCCTCAGACAGTGCTGCTGAGCTCGCCCGCGACGAG gATCACCTATGTTCAGTCCCCCCCTGGGGTGGTCTCCACGGCAACCGTCCAAGCCCCCCCTCCAGAGCCCGCCTACCTGCCATCTCCCCTGGCAACGCTGGGCTTCACTGCCATCGCCCCAGCAGGCCATACACTGGTTCAGCCAATCGTAGCAGGCCAGCCTCCCATgctagccccagcccctccccggTCAGCCAACGGCAGCTGTCCGTCACAACCTCCCGGCTCCGCCTCCATGGGTCCAGGAGCCAATCACCAGTTTCTCACTGCCATTTACCCCTCCCCGAACGTCACTCTGGCGACTGGAGTAGTTTCTATGGCGACGGCGCCGGTGGTAGCCACAGCCGCCGCTCTGGCTGGTGTGCCGGGGGCGCTGGCACAGCCCGCTAGCGTGTGTCTGCAAGGGCTGatgccacacacactcctgggggAAGCAGAGCCTGGGCAGGAcgacacaggagagaggcagagagggaaggagagggagataaagagggagaacCTGGCCGACTGTACCACTGACGTGGAGGCGACAG CAGGtgtaaaggaggagagaggagccccTCGACGCATCAAAGAGGAGAACACCAGCGAGGACTACGACTCCCCCCGCGAGAAGCAGCAGACCAGGGgcgactgggagagagagggcggctgggagagggaggtgaagaaggagagtGAAGAGGGCAGCTGGGAGGCCGGGAGGCCCAGGGAGAGGGACGAGCGCAGCACACCGGACGGGGACAGCAGAGGAGGCAACAGCAAGGAG acTGGACCCAGggactccctccctcgctcccctctgccccctccctcaggATTGGACACTCCTCTGCCGCCACCTCCCTGTGACCGAGACCCTGCCCCCTCTGCCAAGAGGATCAAGTTCCGCCCACCGCCACTCAAGAGGACCCCTGACTCAGTTGACAA ACCTGGACTCGTCAGCAGAGGACCCAGGCTCCCCCCGGAGGAAGACACGCCGTCTGTCCAGCTGCAGCTCCGAGCCCAGCACTCCCAAAAGCGCCACCACCAAGTGTGA